The following coding sequences are from one Streptomyces sp. NBC_01232 window:
- a CDS encoding PadR family transcriptional regulator, with amino-acid sequence MSLPHAILTALLEKPSSGLELTRRFDKSIGYFWSATHQQIYRELGRLEESGLIRELPSAVPVRGQKKEYEVLPAGGAELARWVAESQDPKPMRDPLLLRIRAAGVVGPQGLGPELRRHLELHRRQLAQYEAIEEKDFPPGRDAVEDRLRRLVLHGGIALETFWLHWLEEALGEVEDMSGPQA; translated from the coding sequence ATGTCCCTGCCGCACGCCATCCTCACCGCCCTGCTCGAGAAGCCCTCGTCCGGGCTGGAGCTGACCCGGCGGTTCGACAAGTCGATCGGGTACTTCTGGTCGGCGACGCACCAGCAGATCTACCGCGAGCTGGGGCGGCTCGAGGAATCCGGGCTGATCCGGGAGCTGCCGAGCGCGGTGCCCGTGCGGGGGCAGAAGAAGGAGTACGAGGTGCTGCCGGCCGGCGGCGCGGAGCTGGCCCGTTGGGTCGCGGAGAGCCAGGACCCCAAACCGATGCGCGACCCGTTGCTGCTGCGGATCCGCGCGGCGGGTGTGGTCGGGCCGCAGGGGCTCGGTCCCGAGCTGCGGCGCCATCTGGAGCTGCACCGGCGCCAGCTGGCGCAGTACGAGGCGATCGAGGAGAAGGACTTCCCGCCGGGGCGGGACGCGGTGGAGGACCGGCTGCGCCGGCTCGTGCTGCACGGCGGGATCGCCCTGGAGACGTTCTGGCTGCACTGGCTGGAGGAGGCCCTCGGCGAGGTCGAGGACATGTCCGGTCCGCAGGCCTGA
- a CDS encoding MSCRAMM family protein has translation MAAGTARVWPLGLAAAVVLAAAAPARSADRDGPAPAAQPVTSAVAPAGSARVVLLNRDQDTGAPLPGARFELWRETNDRPGLQSAGPAADEKHEGACVTDARGSCTVELAVNETYYWLEAGVPAGYERPAEPVTGFDLQAGTPEEGLVLNVANRLEDAPYGGLIRVRTKDAKTEWPLHGAVVELWKETNRTMGLQTAGIGADHRARTGCATDADGICDFDRLADGWYYVAEKDVPEGYVMPKTPVTAPQWLDGETPDQRLVVTLHNKRDDHGRVPAADDEQDGSEEEAAAGRRAVAPSPRTPVK, from the coding sequence ATGGCAGCCGGCACAGCAAGGGTGTGGCCGCTCGGCCTCGCCGCCGCGGTGGTACTCGCCGCGGCGGCACCGGCCCGTTCGGCCGACCGGGACGGGCCCGCCCCCGCGGCGCAGCCCGTCACGTCGGCCGTGGCCCCGGCGGGCAGCGCCCGCGTGGTCCTGCTGAACAGGGATCAGGACACCGGCGCGCCCCTGCCCGGCGCGAGGTTCGAGCTCTGGCGGGAGACCAACGACCGGCCGGGCCTCCAGAGCGCGGGTCCGGCGGCCGACGAGAAGCACGAGGGGGCATGCGTCACCGACGCCAGGGGCAGCTGCACGGTGGAGCTCGCGGTCAACGAGACCTACTACTGGCTGGAGGCGGGCGTCCCCGCCGGGTACGAGCGGCCCGCGGAACCCGTCACCGGCTTCGACCTGCAAGCGGGCACGCCCGAGGAGGGCCTCGTCCTCAACGTCGCGAACCGGCTGGAGGACGCGCCGTACGGCGGCCTGATCCGGGTCCGCACGAAGGACGCGAAGACCGAGTGGCCGCTGCACGGCGCGGTGGTCGAGCTCTGGAAGGAGACCAACCGCACCATGGGCCTCCAGACCGCCGGCATCGGCGCCGACCACAGGGCCAGGACCGGCTGCGCCACCGACGCCGACGGCATCTGCGACTTCGACCGGCTCGCCGACGGCTGGTACTACGTGGCCGAGAAGGACGTACCCGAGGGCTACGTCATGCCGAAGACCCCGGTGACCGCCCCGCAGTGGCTGGACGGCGAGACACCCGACCAGCGGCTCGTGGTCACCCTCCACAACAAGCGCGACGACCACGGCCGGGTCCCCGCCGCGGACGACGAGCAGGACGGGAGCGAGGAGGAGGCGGCGGCCGGCCGCCGGGCCGTGGCGCCGTCCCCCCGTACCCCGGTGAAGTGA
- a CDS encoding YncE family protein, with amino-acid sequence MTTTRLPRTAGVLLAGLVLAALAGCGSADKGPAEALGTKGPAGPVKAVPAAPPGLPGMPPLLDPNDVYAADRPNKLSPVVKDFPSRIYVPNTNSNTVSVIDPETYRVIDTIPVGVQPQHVVPSWDLKTLWVNNNRGHTLTPINPATGEAGKPVEVHDPYNLYFTPNGKYAIVMASMDKELVFRDPHTMDRVKTVPVTCYGVNHADFSADGRYFIVSCEFSGELLKVDTERMEVVGQQKLPFEGAMPQDVKVSPDGKTFYVADMMAHGMWVLSGDKFEIPKLLPTGKGCHGLYVSRDSKEMYVSNRGEGTISVFNFPENKLTKKWTLPDGGSPDMGGVSADGKVLWLSGRYNSEVYAVDTRTGKQIARIPVGGGPHGLAVYPQPGRYSLGHTGIFR; translated from the coding sequence ATGACGACCACCCGCCTTCCCCGGACCGCCGGCGTGCTGCTGGCAGGGCTGGTCCTCGCCGCCCTGGCCGGCTGTGGATCGGCCGACAAGGGACCCGCCGAGGCGCTCGGCACCAAGGGCCCGGCCGGGCCCGTCAAGGCCGTGCCGGCCGCCCCGCCCGGTCTGCCCGGCATGCCGCCGCTCCTCGATCCGAACGACGTCTACGCGGCGGACCGGCCGAACAAGCTCTCCCCCGTGGTCAAGGACTTCCCCTCCCGCATCTACGTGCCGAACACCAACTCCAACACGGTGTCCGTCATCGACCCGGAGACCTACCGGGTCATCGACACCATCCCGGTCGGGGTCCAGCCCCAGCACGTGGTGCCCTCCTGGGACCTGAAGACCCTGTGGGTCAACAACAACCGGGGCCACACCCTCACCCCGATCAACCCGGCCACCGGTGAGGCCGGAAAGCCCGTTGAGGTGCACGACCCGTACAACCTGTACTTCACGCCGAACGGCAAGTACGCGATCGTCATGGCCTCGATGGACAAGGAGCTGGTCTTCCGCGACCCGCACACGATGGACCGCGTGAAGACGGTCCCCGTGACCTGCTACGGCGTCAACCACGCGGACTTCTCCGCCGACGGCCGCTACTTCATCGTGAGCTGCGAGTTCTCCGGGGAACTCCTCAAGGTCGACACCGAGCGCATGGAGGTCGTCGGCCAGCAGAAGCTCCCGTTCGAGGGCGCGATGCCGCAGGACGTCAAGGTCTCCCCGGACGGGAAGACGTTCTACGTCGCGGACATGATGGCGCACGGCATGTGGGTGCTGAGCGGGGACAAGTTCGAGATCCCCAAGCTGCTGCCCACGGGCAAGGGCTGCCACGGCCTCTACGTCAGCCGTGACTCCAAGGAGATGTACGTCTCCAACCGCGGCGAGGGCACCATCTCGGTCTTCAACTTCCCCGAGAACAAGCTCACCAAGAAGTGGACGCTGCCGGACGGCGGCAGCCCCGACATGGGCGGTGTCTCCGCCGACGGCAAGGTGCTGTGGCTGTCGGGCCGCTACAACTCCGAGGTCTACGCGGTCGACACCCGGACCGGGAAGCAGATCGCCCGGATCCCGGTCGGCGGCGGACCGCACGGACTTGCCGTGTACCCGCAGCCCGGCCGCTACTCGCTCGGCCACACCGGCATCTTCCGCTAG
- a CDS encoding EF-hand domain-containing protein produces MADIESARTTFGKFDVNGDGFVTADEFKAAMAAMGDPFVTGPVADAVIAAKDANGDGLLSFDEFWASLNK; encoded by the coding sequence GTGGCGGACATCGAGAGCGCACGGACGACGTTCGGCAAGTTCGACGTGAACGGTGACGGCTTCGTCACGGCCGACGAGTTCAAGGCGGCCATGGCGGCCATGGGCGACCCGTTCGTCACCGGCCCCGTCGCGGACGCCGTGATCGCCGCCAAGGACGCGAACGGCGACGGCCTGCTGAGCTTCGACGAGTTCTGGGCCTCCCTGAACAAGTAG
- a CDS encoding L,D-transpeptidase, whose product MTRRAGAGLAAVAAWAGLLGGLAGCTQDGRAPVEIQLPGKPRSPDEAIRITPDDNAKGVHADGRLSVTVPEGRLERVVVTKVEDAQQEQVPGAIAADGLSWSPEPASARLALAAKYTVDAVALDGHDRRQARHTTFTTYVPEERFIGYFKPENRSTVGTGMIVSFRFSRAIERRAEVERAISVTSDPGVQVVGHWFGRERLDFRPKEYWKSGTKVTVKMDLRDIEGAPGSYGIQDKTVTFTVGRSQISTVDAAAHTMEVRRDGQLVSTVPISAGAPKTTTYNGKMVVMEMFDVTRMNGQTVGFGGEYDIPDVPHAMRLTSSGTFLHGNYWSSPDSFGTTNLSHGCVGLRDDKGGGSDTPAGWFFDRTLVGDVVEVVNSQDKTVAPDNGLGGWNMSWADWVAGSSIA is encoded by the coding sequence CTGACGAGGCGGGCAGGGGCGGGCTTGGCCGCCGTGGCGGCATGGGCGGGCCTGCTGGGCGGCCTGGCCGGATGCACCCAGGACGGCAGGGCCCCGGTCGAGATCCAGCTGCCCGGCAAACCCCGCTCGCCGGACGAGGCCATCCGGATCACCCCCGACGACAACGCGAAGGGGGTGCACGCCGACGGGCGGCTGTCGGTCACCGTGCCCGAGGGCCGCCTGGAGCGGGTCGTCGTCACCAAGGTGGAGGACGCGCAGCAGGAACAGGTCCCCGGCGCCATCGCCGCCGACGGGCTCAGCTGGAGCCCCGAGCCCGCGTCCGCCCGGCTCGCGCTCGCGGCCAAGTACACCGTGGACGCCGTCGCCCTGGACGGGCACGACCGCCGCCAGGCCCGCCACACCACCTTCACCACCTACGTTCCCGAGGAGCGGTTCATCGGCTACTTCAAGCCCGAGAACCGTTCGACCGTCGGCACCGGCATGATCGTCTCCTTCAGGTTCAGCCGGGCCATCGAGCGCCGCGCCGAAGTGGAGCGGGCCATTTCCGTCACCTCGGACCCGGGCGTCCAGGTCGTCGGCCACTGGTTCGGCCGGGAGCGGCTCGACTTCCGGCCCAAGGAGTACTGGAAGTCCGGCACCAAGGTCACCGTGAAGATGGACCTGCGCGACATCGAGGGCGCCCCGGGCTCGTACGGCATCCAGGACAAGACCGTCACCTTCACCGTGGGCCGCTCCCAGATCTCCACCGTGGACGCGGCCGCGCACACCATGGAGGTCCGCCGGGACGGGCAGCTGGTGTCGACCGTCCCGATCAGCGCCGGGGCGCCCAAGACCACCACCTACAACGGCAAGATGGTGGTGATGGAGATGTTCGACGTCACCCGGATGAACGGCCAGACGGTCGGCTTCGGCGGCGAGTACGACATCCCCGACGTCCCGCACGCCATGCGGCTCACCTCCTCCGGGACCTTCCTGCACGGGAACTACTGGTCCAGCCCCGACAGCTTCGGCACCACCAACCTGAGCCACGGATGCGTGGGCCTGCGCGACGACAAGGGCGGCGGCTCCGACACCCCGGCCGGCTGGTTCTTCGACCGGACCCTGGTCGGGGACGTGGTGGAGGTCGTGAACTCGCAGGACAAGACGGTCGCCCCCGACAACGGCCTGGGCGGCTGGAACATGTCCTGGGCGGACTGGGTCGCCGGCTCCTCCATCGCCTGA
- a CDS encoding polysaccharide deacetylase family protein, translating into MLSQPGRRAALRVALRAAGAGAAAAAAGLTAACGPGRSRTAPAAEPPSGTPTGPARPARPAQAAPAAAPRRFAGQPAEIGHGPRDRPRVALTFHGNGDPAIAREVLTAAEKGGAKVTVLAIGSWLDAHPELARRILDGGHELGNHTQRHLAINDMPEVEAYAEITGCAQRLKRLTGSIGTWFRPSQTQYATPLVQKLAQRAGYPHVLSYDVDSLDFTSPGAAAVIRTVTGTIRPGSVVSLHFGYADTVDAMPPLLEELARRNLRAVTTTELLTP; encoded by the coding sequence GTGCTCTCACAACCAGGCCGCCGCGCGGCCCTGCGCGTCGCCCTGCGCGCGGCCGGTGCCGGGGCGGCCGCCGCCGCGGCCGGCCTCACCGCCGCCTGCGGACCGGGCCGGTCCCGCACCGCGCCCGCCGCCGAGCCGCCCTCCGGCACTCCGACCGGTCCTGCCCGCCCGGCCCGCCCGGCGCAGGCCGCCCCGGCCGCCGCCCCCCGCCGGTTCGCCGGGCAGCCCGCCGAGATCGGCCACGGTCCGCGCGACCGCCCCCGGGTCGCCCTCACCTTCCACGGCAACGGGGACCCCGCCATCGCCCGGGAGGTGCTGACCGCGGCCGAGAAGGGCGGCGCGAAGGTCACCGTCCTCGCGATCGGATCCTGGCTCGACGCCCACCCGGAACTGGCCCGCCGCATCCTCGACGGCGGTCACGAGCTCGGCAATCACACCCAGCGCCACCTCGCGATCAACGACATGCCCGAGGTGGAGGCCTACGCCGAGATCACCGGCTGCGCACAGCGGCTCAAGCGGCTCACCGGCTCCATCGGCACCTGGTTCCGGCCCTCCCAGACCCAGTACGCGACCCCGCTCGTCCAGAAGCTGGCCCAGCGGGCGGGCTACCCGCACGTCCTCTCGTACGACGTGGACTCCCTCGACTTCACCTCGCCCGGCGCCGCGGCCGTCATCCGCACCGTCACCGGGACGATCCGGCCCGGATCGGTGGTGAGCCTGCACTTCGGCTACGCGGACACGGTCGACGCGATGCCTCCCCTCCTCGAAGAACTCGCGCGCCGCAACCTGCGCGCGGTGACCACCACGGAGCTGCTGACCCCATGA
- the glgX gene encoding glycogen debranching protein GlgX, with the protein MSSAAEQEAVEAVSNAVEAVRSGHAAPVPQIDGRPQERPKERPEERTNGQVRGQVVRVQSRPGAPVWPGSSHPLGARFHHGPDGTAGTNFALWAQGAEAVEVCLFDEAGAETRCALTEHTHEIWHGFVPGVRPGQRYGFRVHGRWDPWTGARYNPAKLLLDPYARAVDGDFTLPPEVYAHVRDWPQQYIADTVRDDRDSAPFVPKGVVVHDDDDWADDVRPKTPWADSVIYELHVRGFTMRHPGIPEELRGTYAGLAHPAAIEHLTSLGVTAVELLPVHQFAHEDHLLRRGLRNYWGYNSVGYFAPHAGYSSSGTAGQQVGEFKRMVRALHAAGIEVILDVVYNHTAEAGELGPTLSLRGIDNRGYYRLQSDQRRYSDYTGCGNTLHAGRPHVLRMITDSLRYWVTEMGVDGFRFDLAAALARSMHDVDMLSPFLAVIAQDPVLRRVKLIAEPWDVGSGGYQVGAFPPLWTEWNDRYRDAVRDFWRGALPDVRDLGYRLSGSSDLYAWGGRRPYASVNFVTAHDGFTLRDLVTYERKHNEGNGEANRDGTNDNRSWNCGAEGESDDPRIGVLRRRQLRNLLTTLLLSTGVPMLVAGDEFGRTQDGNNNAYCQDNETGWVDWSLLEDPAWRSLLALASRLIALRHAHPVLRRRAFFSGRSQGADGLRDLAWFTPAGAEMTERDWYAPSAALGMYLSGRDIPGRDERGRQVTDDSFLALLHTGDRPLEWVLPGAPWAEVYEVVLDTSVEEQSDPPRTRHRGGQPLVVPARSVLLLKVVG; encoded by the coding sequence GTGTCGAGCGCAGCCGAGCAGGAGGCGGTGGAAGCCGTCAGCAATGCCGTCGAAGCGGTGCGGAGCGGCCATGCCGCGCCCGTACCGCAGATCGACGGCCGACCGCAGGAGAGGCCGAAGGAGCGGCCCGAGGAACGAACGAACGGCCAGGTCAGGGGCCAGGTGGTACGGGTGCAATCGCGCCCGGGGGCACCGGTGTGGCCGGGGTCCTCGCATCCGCTGGGGGCCCGGTTCCATCACGGTCCGGACGGGACCGCGGGCACCAATTTCGCCCTGTGGGCGCAGGGCGCGGAGGCGGTGGAGGTCTGTCTGTTCGACGAGGCCGGCGCCGAGACCCGCTGCGCCCTGACGGAGCACACCCACGAGATCTGGCACGGTTTCGTGCCGGGCGTACGCCCGGGGCAACGGTACGGATTCAGGGTGCACGGCCGATGGGACCCCTGGACGGGCGCCCGGTACAACCCGGCGAAGCTGCTCCTGGACCCGTACGCGCGGGCCGTGGACGGGGACTTCACGCTGCCGCCGGAGGTGTACGCGCACGTCCGGGACTGGCCGCAGCAGTACATCGCGGACACCGTGCGCGACGACCGGGACTCCGCTCCCTTCGTCCCGAAGGGCGTGGTCGTCCACGATGACGACGACTGGGCGGACGACGTCCGGCCGAAGACCCCGTGGGCCGATTCCGTGATCTACGAGCTGCACGTGCGCGGCTTCACCATGCGCCATCCGGGTATTCCCGAGGAGTTGCGCGGCACCTACGCGGGCCTCGCCCACCCGGCGGCGATCGAGCACCTGACGAGCCTGGGCGTGACCGCGGTCGAGCTGCTTCCGGTGCACCAGTTCGCGCACGAGGACCACCTGCTGCGCCGGGGCCTGCGCAACTACTGGGGCTACAACTCGGTCGGCTACTTCGCCCCGCACGCGGGCTACTCCTCGAGCGGTACGGCGGGGCAGCAGGTCGGGGAGTTCAAGCGGATGGTCCGGGCCCTGCACGCGGCCGGGATCGAGGTCATCCTCGACGTGGTCTACAACCACACGGCCGAGGCGGGCGAGCTGGGTCCCACGCTGTCGCTGCGCGGGATCGACAACCGGGGCTACTACCGGCTCCAGTCCGACCAGCGGCGGTACTCCGACTACACGGGCTGCGGGAACACCCTGCACGCGGGGCGCCCGCACGTCCTGCGGATGATCACCGACTCGCTGCGCTACTGGGTCACGGAGATGGGCGTGGACGGCTTCCGCTTCGACCTGGCGGCGGCGCTGGCCCGGTCGATGCACGACGTGGACATGCTGTCGCCGTTCCTCGCGGTGATCGCCCAGGACCCGGTGCTGCGGCGGGTCAAACTCATCGCCGAGCCGTGGGACGTGGGCTCGGGCGGCTACCAGGTGGGTGCGTTCCCGCCGCTGTGGACGGAGTGGAACGACCGCTACCGGGACGCCGTACGGGACTTCTGGCGGGGCGCGCTGCCCGACGTACGGGATCTCGGGTACCGGCTGTCGGGCTCCAGCGACCTGTACGCGTGGGGCGGGCGGCGGCCGTACGCCTCGGTGAACTTCGTGACCGCGCACGACGGTTTCACCCTGCGCGACCTGGTCACCTACGAGCGCAAGCACAACGAGGGGAACGGGGAGGCGAACCGGGACGGGACCAATGACAACCGGTCGTGGAACTGCGGGGCAGAGGGCGAGAGCGACGATCCGCGGATCGGCGTGCTCCGGCGCCGCCAGCTGCGCAACCTGCTCACCACTCTGCTGCTGTCGACGGGCGTGCCGATGCTGGTGGCCGGGGACGAGTTCGGGCGGACGCAGGACGGCAACAACAACGCGTACTGCCAGGACAACGAGACGGGCTGGGTGGACTGGTCGCTCCTGGAGGATCCGGCCTGGCGGTCGCTCCTCGCCCTGGCCTCCCGGCTGATCGCGCTGCGCCACGCCCATCCGGTGCTGCGGCGGCGGGCGTTCTTCTCCGGGCGCTCGCAGGGCGCGGACGGGCTGCGGGACCTGGCCTGGTTCACCCCGGCGGGCGCGGAGATGACGGAGCGGGACTGGTACGCGCCGTCCGCCGCTCTGGGGATGTACCTGTCGGGCCGCGACATCCCGGGCCGGGACGAGCGGGGCCGGCAGGTGACGGACGACAGCTTCCTCGCGCTGCTGCACACCGGGGACCGGCCGCTGGAGTGGGTCCTGCCGGGGGCGCCGTGGGCGGAGGTGTACGAGGTCGTCCTGGACACCTCCGTGGAGGAGCAGTCCGACCCTCCCCGCACCCGTCACCGGGGCGGACAACCCCTCGTGGTCCCGGCGCGGTCGGTGCTGCTGCTGAAGGTGGTGGGCTGA
- a CDS encoding enoyl-CoA hydratase/isomerase family protein — translation MTLSLEVSEGVGTIRLDRPPMNALDIATQDRLRELAVEATDRADVRAVIIYGGEKVFAAGADIKEMQTMDHAAMVARSRALQDAFTAVARIPKPVVAAITGYALGGGCELALCADYRIAADNAKLGQPEILLGLIPGAGGTQRLSRLIGPSKAKDLIFTGRMVKADEALTLGLVDRVVPAAEVYEQAHAWAAKLAQGPAIALRAAKECVDAGLEADIDTGLTIERNWFAGLFATEDRERGMRSFVEEGPGKAKFV, via the coding sequence ATGACCCTCTCTCTCGAAGTCTCCGAAGGCGTCGGCACCATCCGCCTGGACCGGCCGCCCATGAACGCCCTGGACATCGCCACCCAGGACCGGCTGCGCGAGCTCGCGGTGGAGGCGACCGACCGGGCCGACGTCCGCGCGGTCATCATCTACGGCGGCGAGAAGGTGTTCGCGGCGGGCGCGGACATCAAGGAGATGCAGACGATGGACCACGCGGCGATGGTCGCCCGGTCCCGCGCGCTCCAGGACGCCTTCACCGCCGTCGCCCGCATCCCCAAGCCCGTCGTCGCGGCCATCACCGGCTACGCGCTGGGCGGCGGTTGCGAACTCGCGCTGTGCGCCGACTACCGGATCGCCGCCGACAACGCGAAGCTCGGCCAGCCCGAGATCCTGCTGGGCCTGATCCCGGGCGCCGGCGGCACCCAGCGGCTGTCCCGGCTGATCGGACCGTCCAAGGCCAAGGACCTGATCTTCACCGGCCGCATGGTCAAGGCCGACGAGGCGCTGACCCTCGGCCTGGTCGACCGGGTGGTGCCCGCCGCCGAGGTGTACGAGCAGGCGCACGCCTGGGCCGCCAAGCTCGCGCAGGGTCCGGCGATCGCGCTGCGCGCCGCCAAGGAGTGCGTGGACGCGGGCCTGGAGGCCGACATCGACACCGGACTCACCATCGAACGCAACTGGTTCGCGGGCCTGTTCGCCACCGAGGACCGCGAGCGCGGCATGCGCAGTTTCGTCGAAGAGGGCCCGGGCAAGGCGAAGTTCGTCTGA
- a CDS encoding L,D-transpeptidase family protein, whose translation MAARKGRGPLAGAVALGALLALAGPHPARAAAAPAEPESACVAGTGPYQWELEQHLGRPVDGVQSSADCYAVRAFQRANGVTPADGYPGVATFRTMLVVAARPDPNAAGDCPVRSHRVTCVDMDRQLLWVQSGSRVVLGPVPIRTGRDFQETRPGWHEVYWRSKDHVSSLYGSPMPHAQFFDGGQALHGSPGYLYGHGGSAGCVNLTEPDAERLWNLLTEGDAVYVWGTKPGTED comes from the coding sequence ATGGCTGCACGCAAGGGGAGAGGCCCGCTGGCGGGTGCGGTGGCGCTCGGCGCCCTGCTCGCACTGGCGGGCCCGCACCCGGCCCGGGCCGCGGCGGCCCCGGCGGAACCGGAGAGCGCGTGCGTGGCCGGTACCGGCCCCTACCAGTGGGAGCTGGAGCAGCACCTGGGCCGGCCCGTCGACGGGGTGCAGTCGTCCGCGGACTGCTACGCGGTCCGCGCCTTCCAGCGGGCCAACGGAGTCACCCCGGCGGACGGCTATCCGGGCGTGGCCACCTTCCGCACGATGCTCGTCGTCGCCGCACGCCCGGACCCCAATGCCGCGGGCGACTGCCCCGTCCGCTCCCACCGCGTGACCTGCGTGGACATGGACCGCCAGTTGCTGTGGGTGCAGAGCGGCAGCCGCGTCGTCCTCGGGCCCGTCCCCATCCGTACCGGCCGCGACTTCCAGGAGACCCGGCCCGGCTGGCACGAGGTGTACTGGCGCAGCAAGGACCACGTCTCCTCCCTGTACGGCTCGCCCATGCCGCACGCCCAGTTCTTCGACGGGGGCCAGGCCCTCCACGGTTCACCCGGCTACCTGTACGGACACGGCGGTTCCGCCGGCTGTGTCAACCTCACGGAACCGGACGCGGAACGCCTGTGGAACCTGCTCACCGAGGGCGACGCGGTCTACGTCTGGGGCACCAAGCCCGGCACCGAGGACTGA
- a CDS encoding L,D-transpeptidase translates to MGRTRVNLQPIRGRARTGLPALLLGAALLFTTACSGGGGGNGSGSGGDNGGGGGKTGTEASKAVVAVKPDDGAKEVATSGVLKITSTGGKLTTVTVADTKGNAVEGKLADDGASWEPARHLASATEYKVHAVAKDEAGRESAKDTSFTTLTPTNTFVGHYTPEDGTTVGVGMPVSIRFTRGITNPEAVEKAITVTAEPAVPVEGHWFGNDRIDFRPENYWAANTKVTVKLALDGVEGRPGVYGKQTRTVTFTVGRSQVSTVDASSKQMEVVRDGQVLKNVPITAGAPSTTTYNGQMVISEKYKVTRMNGATVGFGGEYDIPDVPHAMRLSDSGTFVHGNYWASAGTFGSSNVSHGCVGLRDSRGGGDGNQPAAWFFNESLIGDVVIVKNSKDKQIAPDNGLNGWNMPWAEWIK, encoded by the coding sequence ATGGGGAGAACACGAGTGAACCTGCAGCCGATACGCGGCCGCGCCCGCACCGGCCTGCCGGCCCTTCTGCTGGGGGCGGCCCTGCTGTTCACCACCGCCTGCAGTGGCGGTGGCGGGGGTAACGGCAGCGGCAGCGGCGGCGACAACGGCGGGGGTGGCGGCAAGACCGGTACCGAGGCTTCCAAGGCGGTCGTCGCCGTCAAGCCCGACGACGGGGCCAAGGAGGTCGCCACCAGCGGCGTCCTGAAGATAACGAGCACGGGCGGCAAGCTCACCACGGTGACGGTCGCCGACACCAAGGGCAACGCGGTCGAGGGCAAGCTCGCCGACGACGGCGCGAGCTGGGAGCCGGCCCGCCACCTGGCCTCCGCCACCGAGTACAAGGTGCACGCGGTCGCCAAGGACGAGGCCGGCCGGGAGTCCGCCAAGGACACCAGCTTCACCACCCTGACCCCGACCAACACCTTCGTGGGCCACTACACGCCCGAGGACGGCACGACCGTCGGCGTGGGCATGCCCGTCTCGATCAGGTTCACCCGGGGCATCACCAACCCCGAGGCCGTCGAGAAGGCCATCACGGTGACGGCCGAGCCGGCCGTCCCGGTCGAGGGCCACTGGTTCGGCAACGACCGCATCGACTTCCGCCCCGAGAACTACTGGGCCGCGAACACCAAGGTCACCGTGAAGCTGGCCCTCGACGGAGTCGAAGGCCGCCCCGGGGTCTACGGCAAGCAGACCCGTACGGTCACCTTCACCGTCGGCCGCTCGCAGGTCTCCACCGTCGACGCGAGCAGCAAGCAGATGGAGGTCGTCCGTGACGGCCAGGTGCTCAAGAACGTCCCGATCACCGCGGGCGCCCCGTCGACGACCACCTACAACGGGCAGATGGTCATCAGCGAGAAGTACAAGGTGACCCGGATGAACGGCGCGACCGTCGGCTTCGGCGGCGAGTACGACATCCCCGACGTCCCGCACGCGATGCGCCTGTCGGACTCCGGCACCTTCGTCCACGGCAACTACTGGGCCTCGGCCGGTACGTTCGGTTCGTCCAACGTCAGCCACGGCTGCGTCGGCCTGCGCGACTCCCGCGGCGGCGGCGACGGCAACCAGCCCGCGGCCTGGTTCTTCAACGAGTCGCTGATCGGTGACGTGGTCATCGTGAAGAACTCGAAGGACAAGCAGATCGCCCCCGACAACGGCCTCAACGGCTGGAACATGCCGTGGGCGGAGTGGATCAAGTAG
- a CDS encoding ATP-binding protein: MAGLEGVEQPRQRGSASAVRLTAAVEDEQGLKALELYGNPAEGEVTLPSMPESASTARRLTQCVVIRLWGLSPQIAEHAVLLVSELVGNAVRHTGARSFGLRMLRRRGWIRVEVRDPSRGLPCLMPVHEMDTTGRGLFLVDKLSDRWGADLLPRGKITWFEMRVADRQNA; encoded by the coding sequence ATGGCGGGCCTGGAGGGTGTGGAACAGCCGCGGCAGCGCGGCAGCGCTTCGGCGGTACGGCTCACGGCGGCCGTTGAGGATGAACAGGGCCTCAAAGCGCTGGAGTTGTACGGTAATCCGGCCGAAGGTGAAGTGACGTTGCCGTCCATGCCGGAGTCCGCGAGCACCGCGCGCCGGCTCACCCAGTGCGTGGTGATCCGCCTCTGGGGCCTCTCGCCGCAGATCGCCGAGCACGCCGTCCTGCTGGTCTCCGAACTCGTCGGCAACGCGGTCCGGCACACCGGGGCCCGCTCCTTCGGCTTACGCATGCTGCGCCGCCGCGGCTGGATCCGGGTGGAGGTGCGCGACCCCTCGCGCGGACTGCCCTGCCTGATGCCGGTCCATGAGATGGACACCACCGGCCGGGGCCTCTTCCTCGTCGACAAGCTGTCCGACCGCTGGGGTGCGGACCTGCTGCCGCGCGGGAAGATCACCTGGTTCGAGATGCGGGTGGCCGACCGCCAGAACGCCTGA